A part of Curtobacterium sp. MCLR17_036 genomic DNA contains:
- a CDS encoding GNAT family N-acetyltransferase, which translates to MSVEVRTVPADLPEVDVLLDAYLDEREATFPSAQGAYSRKRTPAAEFTPPNGVFAVAYDADGTAVGCGGLRRIADGTGDEGAVDVRFEVKHVFVTPAGRGQGVATAVMDVLERAGAGLGATSIVLDTNDSLVAAGAMYRGRGYRRVEPFNANPNATAWYRKPVA; encoded by the coding sequence ATGTCAGTCGAGGTCAGGACCGTGCCGGCCGATCTGCCCGAGGTCGACGTGCTGTTGGACGCGTACCTGGACGAGCGCGAGGCGACGTTCCCGAGCGCGCAGGGCGCCTACTCGCGGAAGCGCACCCCGGCGGCCGAGTTCACGCCGCCGAACGGGGTCTTCGCGGTCGCGTACGACGCGGACGGCACCGCGGTCGGGTGCGGGGGGCTCCGGCGCATCGCGGACGGGACCGGCGACGAGGGCGCGGTCGACGTGCGCTTCGAGGTGAAGCACGTCTTCGTCACCCCGGCCGGTCGCGGGCAGGGTGTCGCCACCGCGGTGATGGACGTGCTCGAGCGCGCCGGCGCCGGCCTCGGCGCGACGAGCATCGTGCTCGACACGAACGACTCGCTCGTGGCGGCGGGCGCGATGTACCGCGGACGCGGCTACCGACGCGTCGAGCCGTTCAACGCGAACCCGAACGCGACCGCCTGGTACCGCAAGCCGGTCGCCTGA
- a CDS encoding tetratricopeptide repeat protein, giving the protein MTLLLALYIGLVGQRAVAFVATGVPIGIAIGVALFVVAAVGALLLVLEVRFGVRITRLGARLEREGGTPDDVVAVRPSGRPTRQAADELFPRYKAAVESDPGDWRGWYRLGVVYDAAGDRKRARAAMREALARSRATAS; this is encoded by the coding sequence ATGACCCTCCTGTTGGCGCTCTACATCGGGCTCGTCGGGCAGCGTGCCGTCGCGTTCGTGGCGACCGGGGTGCCCATCGGCATCGCGATCGGCGTCGCGCTGTTCGTCGTCGCGGCCGTCGGCGCCCTGCTGCTCGTGCTCGAGGTGCGTTTCGGCGTCCGCATCACCCGGCTCGGTGCGCGGCTCGAACGCGAGGGCGGGACCCCCGACGACGTCGTCGCGGTCCGCCCCTCCGGCCGTCCGACACGGCAGGCGGCCGACGAGCTCTTCCCGCGCTACAAGGCCGCGGTCGAGTCCGACCCGGGCGACTGGCGCGGCTGGTACCGGCTCGGCGTGGTCTACGACGCCGCGGGCGACCGGAAGCGTGCCCGGGCCGCGATGCGCGAAGCGCTCGCGCGGTCCCGGGCGACCGCGTCCTGA
- the dapB gene encoding 4-hydroxy-tetrahydrodipicolinate reductase has protein sequence MVTPVAVVGATGRLGGLVAAVVQELPELELVASLSSKDGAHEADPQVFAGARVVVDVTVPALSPAIVENALSSGANVLVGTSGWSADRLATLRSGLQDRPEQGVLVVPNFSIGSVLGTHLATIAAPWFPAVEIIETHHAGKIDSPSGTAIRTAELVAEARRDVGPVDAPHVDQRARGQQVASVPIHSLRLPGVKAVQDVLLSGPGETLTIRHDTNDDVAYVAGIRAALGAVGAARGLTVGLGSVLGIG, from the coding sequence ATGGTCACTCCCGTCGCCGTCGTCGGCGCCACCGGTCGTCTCGGGGGTCTCGTGGCCGCCGTGGTCCAGGAACTCCCCGAACTCGAGCTCGTCGCGAGCCTGTCCTCGAAGGACGGCGCGCACGAGGCCGACCCGCAGGTCTTCGCGGGCGCCCGCGTCGTCGTCGACGTGACGGTCCCCGCGCTCAGCCCCGCGATCGTCGAGAACGCGCTCTCGAGCGGCGCGAACGTGCTCGTCGGCACCTCCGGCTGGTCGGCCGACCGACTGGCGACCCTCCGCTCGGGGCTGCAGGACCGCCCGGAGCAGGGGGTCCTCGTCGTCCCGAACTTCTCCATCGGCTCCGTGCTCGGCACCCACCTGGCGACGATCGCCGCGCCGTGGTTCCCCGCGGTCGAGATCATCGAGACGCACCACGCCGGCAAGATCGACTCGCCCTCGGGCACCGCGATCCGCACGGCCGAGCTCGTCGCCGAGGCCCGCCGCGACGTCGGCCCGGTCGACGCCCCGCACGTCGACCAGCGTGCCCGCGGGCAGCAGGTCGCCAGCGTGCCGATCCACTCGCTCCGGCTGCCCGGGGTGAAGGCCGTGCAGGACGTCCTGCTGAGCGGTCCCGGCGAGACCCTGACGATCCGGCACGACACGAACGACGACGTCGCCTACGTCGCCGGCATCCGGGCGGCGCTCGGCGCCGTCGGGGCCGCGCGCGGGCTGACCGTCGGCCTCGGCAGCGTGCTCGGCATCGGCTAG